The proteins below are encoded in one region of Ursus arctos isolate Adak ecotype North America unplaced genomic scaffold, UrsArc2.0 scaffold_24, whole genome shotgun sequence:
- the CNP gene encoding 2',3'-cyclic-nucleotide 3'-phosphodiesterase isoform X2: protein MSSSGAKDKPELQFPFLQDEETVAALQECKTLFLLRGLPGSGKSTLARAIVDRYRDGTKMVSADAYKITPGGRGDFSEEYKRLDDELAAYCRRDVRVLVLDDTNHERERLEQLFDLADQYQYQVVLVEPKTAWRLDCAQLKEKNQWQLSADELKKLKPGLEKDFLPLYFGWFLTKKSSESLRKAGQAFLDELGNHKAFKKELRHFVSGDEPREKIELVTYFGKRPPGVLHCTTKFCDYGKAAGADEYAQQDVVKKSYCKAFTLTITALFVTPKTTGARVQLSEQELPLWPNDVDKLSPSDSLPRGSRAHITLGCAGDVEPVQTGIDLLEIVRQEKGGSRGEEVGELHRGKLYSLGNGRWLLSLAKKLEVRAIFTGYYGKGKPVPAHGSRKGGALQSCTII, encoded by the exons ATGTCGTCGTCAGGGGCCAAGGACAAGCCTGAGCTGCAGTTTCCTTTCCTGCAGGACGAGGAGACCGTGGCCGCGCTGCAGGAGTGCAAGACGCTCTTCCTCCTGCGCGGCCTGCCGGGCAGCGGCAAGTCCACCCTGGCGCGCGCCATCGTGGACAGGTACCGCGACGGCACGAAGATGGTGTCGGCCGACGCCTACAAGATCACCCCCGGGGGCCGCGGAGACTTCTCGGAGGAGTACAAGCGGCTGGACGACGAGCTGGCCGCCTACTGCCGGCGGGACGTGCGCGTCCTGGTGCTGGACGACACCAACCACGAGCGGGAGCGGCTGGAGCAGCTCTTCGACCTGGCCGACCAGTACCAGTACCAGGTGGTGCTGGTGGAGCCCAAGACGGCGTGGCGGCTGGACTGCGCCCAGCTCAAGGAGAAGAACCAGTGGCAGCTGTCGGCCGACGAGCTCAAGAAGCTGAAGCCGGGGCTGGAGAAGGACTTCCTGCCGCTCTACTTCGGCTGGTTCCTGACCAAGAAGAGCTCCGAGAGCCTCCGCAAAGCCGGCCAGGCCTTCCTGGACGAGCTGGGCAACCACAAGGCCTTCAAGAAGGAGCTGCGACACT TTGTCTCTGGGGATGAGCCCAGGGAGAAGATCGAACTGGTCACCTACTTTGGGAAGAGACCCCCAGGCGTGCTGCACTGCACAACCAAGTTCTGTGACTACGGGAAGGCCGCGGGGGCAGACGAGTACGCCCAGCAGGAT GTGGTGAAGAAGTCTTACTGCAAGGCCTTCACGCTGACCATCACTGCCCTCTTCGTGACGCCCAAGACTACGGGAGCGCGGGTGCAGCTGAGCGAGCAGGAGCTGCCGTTGTGGCCCAATGACGTGGACAAGCTGTCCCCCTCCGACAGCCTGCCCCGGGGCAGCCGCGCCCACATCACCCTCGGCTGCGCGGGTGACGTGGAGCCCGTGCAGACAGGCATTGACCTCCTGGAGATTGTGCGGCAGGAGAAGGGGGGCAGCCGAGGCGAGGAGGTGGGTGAGCTACACCGGGGCAAACTCTACTCCTTGGGCAACGGGCGCTGGCTGCTGAGCCTGGCCAAGAAGCTGGAGGTCAGGGCCATCTTCACGGGATACTACGGGAAGGGCAAACCTGTGCCCGCGCACGGCAGCCGCAAGGGGGGCGCCTTACAGTCCTGCACCATCATCTGA
- the CNP gene encoding 2',3'-cyclic-nucleotide 3'-phosphodiesterase isoform X1 codes for MNRSFSRKSHTFLPKIFFRKMSSSGAKDKPELQFPFLQDEETVAALQECKTLFLLRGLPGSGKSTLARAIVDRYRDGTKMVSADAYKITPGGRGDFSEEYKRLDDELAAYCRRDVRVLVLDDTNHERERLEQLFDLADQYQYQVVLVEPKTAWRLDCAQLKEKNQWQLSADELKKLKPGLEKDFLPLYFGWFLTKKSSESLRKAGQAFLDELGNHKAFKKELRHFVSGDEPREKIELVTYFGKRPPGVLHCTTKFCDYGKAAGADEYAQQDVVKKSYCKAFTLTITALFVTPKTTGARVQLSEQELPLWPNDVDKLSPSDSLPRGSRAHITLGCAGDVEPVQTGIDLLEIVRQEKGGSRGEEVGELHRGKLYSLGNGRWLLSLAKKLEVRAIFTGYYGKGKPVPAHGSRKGGALQSCTII; via the exons ATG AACAGAAGCTTCTCCCGAAAGAGCCACACGTTCCTGCCCAAGATCTTCTTCCGCAAGATGTCGTCGTCAGGGGCCAAGGACAAGCCTGAGCTGCAGTTTCCTTTCCTGCAGGACGAGGAGACCGTGGCCGCGCTGCAGGAGTGCAAGACGCTCTTCCTCCTGCGCGGCCTGCCGGGCAGCGGCAAGTCCACCCTGGCGCGCGCCATCGTGGACAGGTACCGCGACGGCACGAAGATGGTGTCGGCCGACGCCTACAAGATCACCCCCGGGGGCCGCGGAGACTTCTCGGAGGAGTACAAGCGGCTGGACGACGAGCTGGCCGCCTACTGCCGGCGGGACGTGCGCGTCCTGGTGCTGGACGACACCAACCACGAGCGGGAGCGGCTGGAGCAGCTCTTCGACCTGGCCGACCAGTACCAGTACCAGGTGGTGCTGGTGGAGCCCAAGACGGCGTGGCGGCTGGACTGCGCCCAGCTCAAGGAGAAGAACCAGTGGCAGCTGTCGGCCGACGAGCTCAAGAAGCTGAAGCCGGGGCTGGAGAAGGACTTCCTGCCGCTCTACTTCGGCTGGTTCCTGACCAAGAAGAGCTCCGAGAGCCTCCGCAAAGCCGGCCAGGCCTTCCTGGACGAGCTGGGCAACCACAAGGCCTTCAAGAAGGAGCTGCGACACT TTGTCTCTGGGGATGAGCCCAGGGAGAAGATCGAACTGGTCACCTACTTTGGGAAGAGACCCCCAGGCGTGCTGCACTGCACAACCAAGTTCTGTGACTACGGGAAGGCCGCGGGGGCAGACGAGTACGCCCAGCAGGAT GTGGTGAAGAAGTCTTACTGCAAGGCCTTCACGCTGACCATCACTGCCCTCTTCGTGACGCCCAAGACTACGGGAGCGCGGGTGCAGCTGAGCGAGCAGGAGCTGCCGTTGTGGCCCAATGACGTGGACAAGCTGTCCCCCTCCGACAGCCTGCCCCGGGGCAGCCGCGCCCACATCACCCTCGGCTGCGCGGGTGACGTGGAGCCCGTGCAGACAGGCATTGACCTCCTGGAGATTGTGCGGCAGGAGAAGGGGGGCAGCCGAGGCGAGGAGGTGGGTGAGCTACACCGGGGCAAACTCTACTCCTTGGGCAACGGGCGCTGGCTGCTGAGCCTGGCCAAGAAGCTGGAGGTCAGGGCCATCTTCACGGGATACTACGGGAAGGGCAAACCTGTGCCCGCGCACGGCAGCCGCAAGGGGGGCGCCTTACAGTCCTGCACCATCATCTGA